From a single Toxoplasma gondii ME49 chromosome II, whole genome shotgun sequence genomic region:
- a CDS encoding hypothetical protein (encoded by transcript TGME49_297505) → MHRKKQLSTKRETEAQTGAVRACRSRRKNAFAARGRDRKNEERGTDEDGQDKFSAARRERAKFREKREGENLGGTCSSQQTG, encoded by the exons atgcacaggaagaagcaactctcgacgaagcgagagacagaggcgcaaACAGGCGCGGTTCGCGCATGTCGGAGTCGACGAAAAAACGCGTTCGCTGCtcgcgggagagacaggaagaacgaggaacgAGGAACAGATGAAGATGGCCAAGACAAATTT TCTGCGGCGCGACGCGAGCGTGCAAAGttccgagagaaacgagagggagagaattTAGGAGGAACCTGCAGCAGTCAACAGACAGGCTGA
- the PPG1 gene encoding proteophosphoglycan PPG1 (encoded by transcript TGME49_297520~Product name based on PMID:19879901.): MPAPPPSPSLLSPSPAGVSSASSSSSSSSQGAQKSARGPAAAGSSALRSSSEVSPPSPAAGLPRDACRLETAVSSTALAKGRPGPPSPRGARRSSSTVSTKSIPSKKLSARSLKKETKSASPDSEQKKSKEKVNAASKKSLASPQLAPETDTGVRGSRTDDAAQRPQSLESTVGTEALPSSSKSPSLIHGSSSSSAGASSSPVESLSSASASSFSPRLGRNEGASHGVEASSAAEENSGISEASASCQRRVLKGGDICVAEARAQKGEEDEEATRHRRVIERVSEDFLAFSAGVSRQAERPSMRTLFPQASGRCDDADNEISLDSKAPEASEFLASGALLSERSSWLRELVSPARKDLENSATHIAVGLSFSPSPPLSLSAASSAPPSSPPCAASRLASPAHSGRASTLPHSSSASPPPASSPCSSSCSSSSAGFEASFALGETPGGPQAGDRPVFLDAASQAKAASLPLSEKKEAREGQFARLTGTGDRASLVFSEEKPPRLSGVEAFGKTEQPEQKRDEREEESSEERADGRWAPRRGNAEQIASPEAEDKRETRSCAEHFFELTLEEKLHRRRVQDQVDGQQRFLLGDSRASRAAALAGAAAALDRADTERLQHVVEVQDRQILSLRDLILQKTGETESLESALRLAAEENAHLQNQVKEAQALCLEMKDRQNQLADSFYRDAHRHQTSLLELANTEAEGRELVVNRLTFESAKKDRIIETLHSQLAAKEEEIYELTHAVEDLRDWQRKMQGGQVAAVVQRQKDADARVALAQAECRSHLADKDVLLQRLRQVEEAMKIKDEEIRVAHERLQDQETEAQKVLRKMQGMQFDMDLMRLHIADMEKAAKNKEEAMDVELKRQRERDRHKQQSELERLSETMKERAAQVEELEQTVRILRKENAHLRDGVGKVTEVLKSREKALSELQEQLAELEAHAHINDKSVQVELLRRGERELKKRLAEQTSRIDVLQQDSLILAQTRAENLDLRLKLEECEAALRRQGAQLAILRHAHATNRISALMDIMGDGKDFDFLSSVTSNPMLSASSRPSTSRLPFPSTSHLFGSYPPAGSPSSRPSSASRSPSLPSQLKGFADPRSSLPQVSVAPSPCESLALRSVANPALRPAVSSAASRHYTPTASALLPLAVSSSQTDASGANASLSASAKTSERARVLENTVSSSLSLLRDTEDVAACTRRPAAVASGQGSMFAEEDARGQGEEEAGGRRKQSGASHAVEAAEETSEGREGEKEGTQKKQREEPAPAAPGVDSRNSDCQAEDGRREAKRGASHSRDIGGEQRNDAALPLTGSCFQDRPALVSPDTIETGMAKRLDPIERCVREWMRQSLPPGVSLPFVRISEGLYLHEGETVKVRLVNGILMAHTPEGWISLRAFLQKSSFLSRLRGVSPASGHELSGKDAPFSAAMNVGPRSLVYSSPLDRSPPELHASSSLLRSSENFCSSIPRQGTHSSLSGRLPTSLSSFFPHPYSVGPSSGSASISVPSLSCSLPPSLPVPSSLPGANSPFR, from the exons ATGCcggcgccgccgccttcgccttcgctactctctccctctccggcgGGAGTTTCTTCTGCAAGCTCGTCGAGTTCTTCGTCATCCCAAGGCGCGCAAAAGTCTGCGCGCGGCCCTGCGGCTGCAGGATCTTCTGctttgcgttcttcttcggagGTCAGTCCTCCCTCGCCTGCCGCTGGTCTCCCCCGAGACGCTTGCAGGCtggagacagctgtctcctcgacggCGCTGGCGAAAGGCAGGCCCGGTCCGCCGAGTCCGCGcggcgcgaggagaagctCCAGCACAGTCTCGACAAAGAGCATTCCTTCGAAGAAACTGTCCGCGCGGTcactgaagaaagagacgaaatcCGCGTCACCGGATTCCgagcagaagaagtcgaaggaaaAGGTAAATGCAGCCTCCAAGAAATCACTCGCTTCGCCACAACTGGCTCCGGAAACGGACACTGGGGTCCGCGGCTCTCGGACAGACGATGCGGCTCAGCGGCCGCAGAGCCTCGAATCAACTGTCGGCACCGAggctctcccttcttcatCCAAAAGTCCTTCCCTTATTCATGGCTCCTCCTCGTCATCCGCTggcgcctcttcttcaccagTAGAgagcctttcttctgcttctgcttcgtccttctcgcctcgcctggggagaaacgagggagcGTCTCATGGGGTCGAGGCGTCATCTGCGGCGGAAGAAAACTCTGGAATCTCTGAGGCGAGCGCATCTTGTCAGAGGCGCGTTCTCAAGGGAGGAGACATCTGTGTGGCGGAGGCGCGTGcgcagaagggagaagaagacgaggaagcaacgCGTCACCGACGTGTGATCGAGAGAGTTTCTGAggacttcctcgccttctctgctggCGTCTCCAGACAGGCGGAGAGGCCCTCTATGCGGACTCTGTTTCCTCAAGCAAGTGGACGCTGTGATGACGCAGACAACGAGATTTCCTTAGATTCTAAAGCACCAGAAGCATCCGAGTTTCTCGCATCTGGCGCGCTTTTATCCGAGCGTTCCTCTTGGCTTCGAGAACTCGTTTCGCCTGCGAGAAAAGACTTGGAAAACTCCGCTACACACATCGCCGTAGGTTTATCattctccccttctcctcctctctccctctcagctgcgtcgtctgcgcctccttcttctcccccgtGTGCGGCTTCGCGTCTTGCCTCTCCAGCCCACTCAGGCCGCGCGTCGACTTTACCGCATTCGTCCTCCGCTTCGCCAccgcctgcctcttctccttgctcttcttcttgctcttcttcttcggctggCTTCGAggcttctttcgctctcggcGAGACTCCGGGAGGACCGCAGGCAGGCGACAGGCCCGTATTCCTGGACGCTGCGTCTCAGGCAAAGGCCGCGTCGCTTCCACtctcagagaagaaggaggctcGTGAAGGGCAGTTCGCGCGTTTGACTGGCACCGGGGAccgcgcgtctctcgtcttcagtgaagagaagccgCCCAGGCTATCTGGAGTCGAGGCGTTTGGAAAGACGGAGCAGCcagaacagaaaagagacgagagagaagaggagagcagcgaggagcGAGCAGATGGACGGTGGGCACCGAGGCGAGGGAACGCAGAACAGATCGCCTCTCccgaagcagaagacaaacgagagacgaggagctGCGCAGAACACTTCTTCGAGCTGACGCTGGAGGAGAAACTCCATAGAAGACGCGTTCAAGACCAAGTCGACGGACAACAGAGGTTCCTCCTGGGAGACTCTCGAGCCTCGCGCGCAGCGGCGCTCGCAGGGGCAGCTGCAGCACTCGAC CGCGCCGACACAGAACGACTGCAGCATGTCGTGGAGGTTCAGGATCGTCAAATTCTTTCACTGCGTGATCTTATCCT acagaagacaggcgaaacagagagctTGGAGAGTGCACTGCGCCTTGCAGCTGAAGAGAACGCTCATCTTCAGAATCAAGTGAAGGAGGCGCAGGCCCTCTGCCTGGAAATGAAGGACCGTCAAAATCAACTAGCAGACTCCTTCTACCGGGATGCCCACAG ACACCAGACGTCTCTCCTCGAGCTCGCGAAtacagaggcagaaggcagagagctCGTCGTCAACAGACTTACG TTTGAGTCGGCGAAAAAAGATCGAATCATCGAGACTCTCCACTCGCAACTGGCAgccaaggaagaagaaatctACGAGCTGAC TCACGCAGTCGAAGATCTCCGAGACTGGCAACGCAAGATGCAGGGGGGACAAGTCGCGGCGGTGGtgcagagacaaaaagaTGCGGACGCGAGAGTCGCCCTGGCGCAGGCCGAGTGCCGTTCTCACCTGGCCGACAAAGatgttcttcttcagcggcTCCGACAG GTGGAAGAAGCGATGAAAATAAAAGATGAGGAAATCCGTGTTGCACACGAGAGACTGCAAGACCAGGAGACGGAGGCTCAGAAAGTTCTGAGGAAAATGCAGGGCATGCAGTTCGATATGGATCTCATGCGTTTGCACATTGCCGACATGGAGAAGGCTGCGAAAAACAA agaggaggcaaTGGATGTCGAAttgaagcgacagagagaacgcgacagaCACAAGCAGCAGTCTGAG CTCGAGCGTCTCTCGGAGACAATGAAGGAGCGGGCGGCGCAGGTTGAAGAGCTCGAACAAACCGTGCGGATCCTtcgaaaggaaaacgcacaTCTTCGTGACGGA GTCGGAAAAGTGACTGAGGTCCTCAAAAGCCGCGAGAAAGCGCTCTCGGAGCTGCAGGAACAACTGGCAGAGCTggaggcgcatgcgcatATCAATGACAAG TCGGTGCAGGTCGAGCTCCTGCGCCGCGGGGAGCGTGAGTTGAAGAAGCGCCTGGCTGAGCAGACGAGTCGGATCGATGTCCTTCAGCAAGACTCTCTCATTCTTGCCCAA ACGCGCGCCGAGAATCTGGACCTTCGGCTTAAATTGGAGGAATGTGAGGCCGCCCTGCGGCGACAAGGAGCGCAGTTAGCCATTCTCCGTCATGCGCACGCCACCAATCGGATCAGCGCTCTCATGGACATCATGGGTGACGGGAAGGACTTTGATTTCCTGTCTTCCGTTACCTCCAACCCCatgctctctgcgtcttctaGGCCTTCTacttctcgtctcccttttccttcgACTTCTCATCTTTTTGGTTCGTATCCTCCGGCAggttctccttcgtctcgtccttcttctgcgtcgcgttcgccttctctgccgtcgCAGCTGAAAGGCTTCGCGGATCCTCGGAGTTCGCTTCCACAAGTCTCCGTCGCTCCGTCGCCCTGCGAGAGCCTTGCTTTGCGCTCTGTGGCGAACCCTGCCCTGCGTCCGGCCGTCtcgtctgccgcctctcggCATTACACACCCACCGCctcagctcttcttcctctcgccgtctcctcatCGCAGACAGACGCGAGTGGCGCAAACGCGAGTCTCTCGGCGTCGGCGAAGACTTCGGAAAGAGCGCGCGTCCTCGAAAACACCGTCTCGAGCTCCCTCTCCCTGCTGCGCGACACAGAGGAcgttgctgcatgcacgcgacGCCCCGCAGCCGTGGCGAGCGGCCAGGGAAGCATGTTTGCggaagaggacgcgagaggccaaggcgaagaagaggcaggcggGAGGCGGAAGCAGAGCGGAGCGTCGCATGCCGTTGAGGCGGCTGAGGAGACCAGCGAAggacgcgaaggagagaaagaaggaacgcagaaaaagcagagagaagaaccggcGCCAGCCGCGCCTGGAGTGGACTCCAGAAACTCAGACTGTCAGGCAGAAGACGGCCGgcgcgaggcgaagagggGAGCAAGTCACAGTCGAGACATCGGTGGAGAGCAAAGAAACGACGCGGCGCTTCCCCTAACGGGATCCTGCTTCCAAGATCGTCCTGCGCTCGTTTCACCCGACACGATAGAAACCGGAATGGCGAAAAGA CTTGACCCAATCGAGCGCTGCGTGCGTGAGTGGATGAGGCAATCCCTGCCTCCGGGGGTTTCGCTCCCTTTCGTGAGAATCTCAGAGGGCCTGTACTTGCATGAAGGCGAAACTGTCAAAGTTCGTCTCGTCAACGGCATCCTCATGG CGCATACACCCGAAGGATGGATTTCTCTCAGGGCCTTCCTGCAGAAGTCGTCGTTCCTGTCTCGACTGAGAGGTGTATCTCCAGCCTCTGGGCATG aATTGTCCGGAAAAGACGCGCCATTTTCAGCGGCGATGAACGTTGggcctcgttctctcgtctATTCTTCGCCTCTGGATCGCAGTCCCCCtgagctgcatgcaagcagcTCCCTACTCAGATCCTCCGAAAATTTCTGTTCTTCGATTCCTCGACAAGGCACTCACTCCTCGCTGTCAGGCCGCCTGCCCACatccctttcttccttctttcctcaccCTTATTCCGTTGGTCCTTCCTCTGGGTCTGCGTCGATTTCGGTTCcatctctttcttgttctcttcctccttctctcccagtgccttcttcgcttcccggCGCCAACTCTCCCTTCCGATAG
- a CDS encoding hypothetical protein (encoded by transcript TGME49_297510~Signal peptide predicted by SignalP 2.0 HMM (probability 0.876) with cleavage site probability 0.279 at residue 112~Predicted trans-membrane domain (TMHMM2.0):4-27:41-62:68-91), producing the protein MRRLSFSLFSFLWLCLPGVVFFWPSVLLFLSAASFLPSESPFFSPLFSLCRSLYLPVFGALLRPRRLPFCVSASLVCILCFCAFCESSVLFTSSLDSAIAPSCSVWIRSVYAQPLDVEFSWNMQWLRADPFNNSAWMFRQFLANEKAEGKSERGKTRCAGRRLREVAASAPATADGKQSEDAYKQDEEEQDIDRRPETQKTEKTGERPSEEGKRRNLRRKANVWTEEVRFALVSWNAHPSNEAACRYLLHAAKQALGALRQIERDEIGDSSEATVETKHSVSDWSAAVDDAAQKDANDANDPEIDSPRLLHLLRRSAERVCEEVATCYMQRPSSSSSPSSLRSDSSASFSNQANDEGAKKQTAAFPDSRGDERPSCPRGEQKGALRFALEMLLFCAIEQGRLCDACTTCMHLAEVDPIRRAYWTWRSEAFASQ; encoded by the exons ATGCGgcgtctttcgttttctctcttttcgttcttgtGGTTGTGTCTTCCGggcgttgtcttcttctggccttctgtccttcttttcctttctgctgcctcctttcttccttctgaatctcctttcttttcccccTTGTTCTCGCTTTGCCGGTCTCTCTACCTTCCTGTTTTCGGCGCGCTCCTGCGTCCCCGTCGTCTCCCGTtttgcgtttctgcttcgctcgTCTGCATCCTTTgtttctgcgccttctgcgaGAGTTCCgttctcttcacttcctcgCTGGATTCTGCGATCGCGCCCTCCTGCAGCGTCTGGATTCGGAGCGTCTACGCCCAGCCTCTCGACGTCGAGTTTTCCTGGAACATGCAGTGGCTTCGCGCAGATCCATTCAACAATTCCGCGTGGATGTTCAGGCAGTTTCTGGCCAACGAGAAGGCCGAAGGGAAGAGCGAACGGGGAAAGACGAGATGTGCAGGCAGGCGTCTGCGCGAAGTCGCGGCGAGCGCCCCAGCAACCGCAGACGGAAAACAATCAGAGGACGCCTACAagcaagacgaagaggagcaggacATCGACCGGCGTCCGGAGAcccagaaaacagagaagactggagagagaccttcggaagaggggaagagaagaaatctCCGACGAAAGGCGAATGTATGGACGGAAGAAGTTAG ATTCGCTCTCGTTTCCTGGAATGCGCATCCGAGCAACGAAGCAGCCTGTCGCTatctcctgcatgcagcgaagcAGGCGCTTGGCGCTCTCAGGCagatcgagagagacgagatAGGAGATTCATCGGAAGCGACTGTGGAGACGAAACACTCAGTCAGCGATTGGAGCGCTGCGGTCGATGACGCCGCACAGAAAGACGCAAATGATGCAAACGACCCGGAGATAGACAGTCCGAggcttcttcatcttcttcgtcgttctgcCGAGCGAGTCTGTGAAGAGGTAGCAACATGCTACATGCAACgaccatcttcttcttcgtctccttcctctttaCGTTCTgactcttctgcgtctttctcgaaCCAGGCGAACGACGAAGGcgcgaagaaacaaacggCAGCATTTCCTGATtctcgaggagacgaaagaccGTCTTGCCCGCGAGGCGAGCAGAAGGGAGCCTTGAGGTTCGCTCTGGAGATGTTGCTTTTCTGTGCGATTGAGCAGGGTCGACTctgcgacgcatgcacg acctgcatgcacctcgCGGAGGTCGACCCCATACGCAGAGCGTACTGGACCTGGCGCAGCGAGGCGTTCGCTTCCCAGTAG